The genomic interval CCCCCGGGAGGTTCGTTCCGGTGCCGTCGACGGGTTCGACGACCTGCTCGACCGGGAGGTCGTGCTCGCCGGCGAAGGCGTGGTCCCGCTCGTTGTGGGCCGGGACACCCATCACCGCGCCGGTCCCCACGTCGTCTAAGACGTAGGCTGCGACGTACACCGGCAGCTCCTCGCCGGTGTAGGGGTGGGTCGCCGTGAGGTCGGTCTCGACGCCGGACAGGCCGGCGTCGTCGGCGTCGGCGACCGACTCGACGTAGTCGGCCACGGCCTCGTCCGCGGCGGCCAGTTCACGGGCGAGGTCGTGGCCCGGCGAGAGCGCGAGGTAGGTCGCGCCGTAGACGGTGTCCAGCCGGGTCGTGAACGCCTCGATCGGGCCGGCGTCGGTCTCGAAGGCGACGCGGGCGCCCTCCTGGCGGCCGATCCAGTTGCGCTGGCTGTCCCGGACGCCTTCGGGCCACCCGTCGAGGTCGTCCAGGCCGTCGTAGAGTTCGTCGGCGTAGTCGGTGATCGTGAAGAACCACTGGTCGAGATCACGCTGTTCGACGCCGGTGCCACAGCGCCAGCAGACCCCGCGGTCGTCGCCGTGGCCGGGACCGTGGCTCCGGTGGCGCTCGCTCCCCTCGGGTCGTTCGACCTGGGCGTCGGCCAGCACCGTCTCGCAGTCGGGACACCAGTTGACCGTCGCGGCGTCGTACTCGACGAGTCCCTCGTCGTAGAAGCGGGTGAACAGCCACTGGTTCCACCGGTAGTAGTCGGGATCACAGGTGGTGATCTCCCGGGACCAGTCGTAGCCAAAGCCCATCTCTTCTAGGTCGTCGCGCATCCGCTCGATACACGAGCGAGTCCAGGACTCGGGGTCGGTGTCCCGTTGGTAGGCGGCGTTCTCGGCCGGCAGCCCGAAGGCGTCCCACCCCATCGGGTGGAGAACATCGTCACCGTCCATCCGGCGATAGCGGGCGTAGGCGTCGGTGATCGCGTAGTTGCGGATGTGGCCCATGTGGAGCGATCCCGACGTGTAGGGGAACATCCCCAGGACGTAGGTCGGGTCGGTAGCGTCGTCGGGACAGTCGTAGACGCCCTCCCGCTCCCAGACGTGTTGCCAGTACTCCTGGACCCGCGTGTGGTCGTAGCGACGAGCCATTCGATACCGTAGCCTCCGCCGGCCGTCCACATGAGTGTTCGGCCGGCGAGGCTGTCGACTCCGTGATCCGTGGACCGAGCCGGCCATCCACATGAGTGTTCGGCCGACAGTGCGACAGTTTAAATCGCGGCAGGACCCAACCGAGCAGTAATGGACGTTGCGGACCTGCCGGGCGTGCCCGACTGGCTGCCCGACCATCTACGCGGAGACGGGATCGAGGAGCTGTATCCACCCCAGGCCGAGGCCGTCGAGGCCGGGGTCACGCGCGGTGAGAACCTCGTCGCCGCCATCCCGACCGCGAGCGGGAAAACTCTCGTGGCGGAACTGGCGATGCTGTCCTCGGTCGCCCGCGGCGGGACGGCGCTGTATATCGTCCCGTTGCGCGCGCTGGCAAGCGAGAAGCGCGCCGAGTTCGAACAGTTCGAGGAGTACGGCTTAGACGTAGGCGTCTCGACGGGCAACTACGAGTCCGACGGCGGCTGGCTGGCCGACAAGGACATCGTCGTCGCCACCAGCGAGAAGGTCGATTCCCTCGTGCGAAACGACGCGCCCTGGATCGGGGACCTGAGCTGTGTCGTCAGCGACGAGGTCCACCTCGTCGACGACGGGAACCGGGGACCGACGCTGGAGGTGACCCTGGCGAAGCTCCGCCGGCTCAACCCCGACCTGCAGACGGTTGCGCTGTCGGCGACCATCGGCAACGCCGACGAACTGGCCGGCTGGCTCGACGCCGAACTCGTCGACTCGGACTGGCGGCCCATCGACCTCCAGAAGGGGGTCCACTACGGCCAGGCGCTCCACCTCGAAGACGGGAGCCAGCAGCGCCTCGCCGTCCGTAACAACGAGAAGCCGACCGCCGCGATCGTCCGGGACACGCTGACCGACGACACCGACGAGGACGGCGAAGTGGTCGAGGAGGGGGGCTCGACACTGGTGTTCGTCAACTCCCGGCGCAACGCCGAGTCGGCCGCCGGCCGGCTGGGGAGTACGGTCCGACCCCACCTCAGCGACGACGAGCGCGACCAGTTGGCCGACGTGGCCGCCGAGATCCGGGACGTGAGCGACACCGAGACCAGCGACGACCTGGCCGACGCCGTCGCCGACGGCGCGGCGTTCCATCACGCCGGGCTGGCACGGGGCCACCGGGAACTCGTCGAGGAGGCGTTCCGGGACCGGCTCGTGAAGGTCGTCTGTGCGACGCCGACGCTGGCCGCCGGCGTGAACACGCCCTCCCGGCGCGTGGTCGTCCGGGACTGGCGCCGCTACGACGGCGAGGCCGGCGGGATGCAACCGCTCTCCGTGCTGGAGGTCCACCAGATGATGGGGCGGGCCGGCCGGCCCGGACTCGACCCCTACGGCGAGGCGGCGCTGATCGCCAACAGCCACGACGAACTCGACGAACTGTTCGAGCGGTACGTCTGGGCCGACCCCGAGCCCGTGCGGTCGAAACTCGCCGCCGAACCCGCTCTGCGGACACACATCCTGGCGACGGTCGCCTCCGGGTTCGCCCGGTCGCGCGGCGGCCTCCTGGAGTTTCTCGAACAGACGCTGTACGCGAGCCAGACGACCGAGAGCGGCCGGCTCGAACGGGTCGTCGGCGACGTGCTCACCTACCTCGAACGGAACGGCTTCGTCGAGCGGGACGGCGACGAACTCGACGCCACGTCGCTTGGCCACACCGTCTCGCGGCTCTACCTCGATCCGATGAGCGCCGCCGAGATCGTCGACGGGCTGGAACACTGGGAGCGCCACGCGGCCGAACCGGCGACCGACGGCGCCGAGCGGGCCGCCGATGACGGGTTCACGACCGCGAGCGAACTCGCGGACGGCGAGCAGGCCGGCGCGGCCGGGACGGACCCCGACGACATCTCGGCGCTGGGCCTGTTCCATCTCGTCTCGCGGACGCCGGACATGTACGAACTGTACCTCCGGTCGGGCGACCGCGAGGAGTACGAGATGGCGGTGTACGAGCGCGAGGCCGAACTGCTCGGGCCGACGCCCTCGGAGTTCGAGGACGACCGCTTCGAGGACTGGCTCGCGGCGTTCAAGACCGGCCGGCTGTTGGAGGACTGGGCCTCCGAGATCGACGAGGAGACGATCACCGAACGCTACGGCGTCGGCCCGGGCGACATCCGCGGGAAAGTCGAGACCGCGCAGTGGCTGCTGGGGGCCGCCGAGTCCCTGGCAAGCGAGGTCGGTCTGGACGCCGCACCGGCGATCAGCGAGGCCAGGCGGCGGGTCGAACACGGCGTCGGCGAGGAGCTGATCGATCTGGCGGGCGTGCGCGGCGTCGGCCGCAAGCGCGCCCGACGGCTCTACGACGCCGGCATCACCGACCGCGCCGCGCTGCGCGACGCCCCGAAACCGACCGTCCTCGCGGCGCTCCGGGGCCGGGAGAAGACCGCCGAGAACGTCCTGGAGAACGCCGGCCATCGGAACCCCTCGATGGAGGGGGTCGAACCGGACCCGGACGTTGCGGTCGTGGCGGACGACGGCTCGGCCGGAGAACGGTCGGACGACACTGCCGAGGACCAGTCCAGCCTGGGGGATTTCTGATGGAGGTCGTCGACGGGACCACGACGGTCGACGACGTGGGGGCGTTCGTCGCGGAGCTTGAGGGGATCGGCGACACCTACGGCGCGACGATCCAGGCGTTCGACGCCCGCTACGTGGTCGACCGCGCACACGTAGAGCGGGCGGTCGAACTGGCGACCCGCGCCCGCGACCGCGGCGAGGGGATCGCCGAGGACTTCGGCGTCGAGATCCTGCTGTACGCCGCCGGACGGCGCCAGATCAACCAGGCCCTGGAGATGGGCCTCAGCGACGGGGACTGTCCGGTCGTCGCCGTCGTGGTCGGCGGGGACGAAGCCGCCGCTGCCGCCGCCCTTGGCGACCTGCTCGACCCGGGTGAGACGCTGGGGGAGTACGACCGCGACCGGGTCCGCTCGTTTTTCGACGTGACCGACACCGAGTTGGCTGCGACCGAGGGAACCATCGCCGATGCCGTCCACGAGCGGGTCGCGCTGTTGCCCGTCGAGAAGTAGCGACAGTGTTTTTCCGCGCTGTGTGTTACGCTGGGCCATGGATTCGCCGCGAACTGCCCGAACCGGTATCGACTCGCGTGTCTGTCGTCGCCGGAGACCGTGACCGCACTGACCGATCCGGTCGACATCGGCGGGCTCACGGTCCCGAACCGGCTCTACCGAGCACCGGTCCTCGAATGCGCCGGCAACGGACCGGACGCCGTCGACACGCTCGTCGACGAACTCGAACCGACCGCCGAGTCCGGCGTCGGCCTCGTCTTCCAGGGGGCGAGCATCGTCACCGACAGGGGCGGCTGTGCGGCCCCGAACATGACGCGGGTCCACGACCCCGATTTCGTCGCGGACCTGGAGCGGCTGACCGGCGCCGTCCACGACCACGGCGGGCGCATCTTCCTCCAGTTGGCCCACGGCGGCCTGCGAAGTATGTCGACCTGGCACGCCGGCTATCGTGAACGGCATCCCGAACAGCGCCAACTGGCCGTCTCGCGCCCGCCCTGGCAGCTCCGACTGCTGGACCGGGCGGGCCTGATCTCGCTCCGGCCGGCCGTGCTCTCGACCGACGAGGTGTGGGACCTGGCCGAGCAGTTCGGCCGGTGTGCCGGCTACGCGGCCGACGCCGGCTACGACGGCGTCCACCTCTCGGCGGCGAACATGAGCCTGATCCAGCAGTTCCTCTCGCCGTTCTACAACCGCCGGAACGACGAGTTCGCCGACGGCGTGCGGTTTCTGGAGGCGATCCACGACGCCGTCCGCGACCACGCCGGATCGATCCCCCTGGTGACCAAGGTCCCGGCCGAGACGGTCGCACCGGAGTTCGTTCGAAGGCATCTATCGAGAGCCGACGGGCTCGCGATCGCCGAGCGGCTCGCCGGGATCGGCTACGACGGCCTGGTCCCCGTCGAGGTGTCGACGTTCTGGGACATGAGCATCGTCCGCGGGGCATTCCCGGACCGCGCGTGGGCCGCAAGCGACCTCCAGAACGACTACGCGTCGGTCTTCGGAAGTCGACTGCGGGCGCGGGCCGTGGCGCTGTTGAACCGGTTTCAGGCCAGGCGGTTCGACCACGACCCGGGCTGGAACGCCGACTTCTGTCG from Haloarcula pelagica carries:
- a CDS encoding ATP-dependent DNA helicase translates to MDVADLPGVPDWLPDHLRGDGIEELYPPQAEAVEAGVTRGENLVAAIPTASGKTLVAELAMLSSVARGGTALYIVPLRALASEKRAEFEQFEEYGLDVGVSTGNYESDGGWLADKDIVVATSEKVDSLVRNDAPWIGDLSCVVSDEVHLVDDGNRGPTLEVTLAKLRRLNPDLQTVALSATIGNADELAGWLDAELVDSDWRPIDLQKGVHYGQALHLEDGSQQRLAVRNNEKPTAAIVRDTLTDDTDEDGEVVEEGGSTLVFVNSRRNAESAAGRLGSTVRPHLSDDERDQLADVAAEIRDVSDTETSDDLADAVADGAAFHHAGLARGHRELVEEAFRDRLVKVVCATPTLAAGVNTPSRRVVVRDWRRYDGEAGGMQPLSVLEVHQMMGRAGRPGLDPYGEAALIANSHDELDELFERYVWADPEPVRSKLAAEPALRTHILATVASGFARSRGGLLEFLEQTLYASQTTESGRLERVVGDVLTYLERNGFVERDGDELDATSLGHTVSRLYLDPMSAAEIVDGLEHWERHAAEPATDGAERAADDGFTTASELADGEQAGAAGTDPDDISALGLFHLVSRTPDMYELYLRSGDREEYEMAVYEREAELLGPTPSEFEDDRFEDWLAAFKTGRLLEDWASEIDEETITERYGVGPGDIRGKVETAQWLLGAAESLASEVGLDAAPAISEARRRVEHGVGEELIDLAGVRGVGRKRARRLYDAGITDRAALRDAPKPTVLAALRGREKTAENVLENAGHRNPSMEGVEPDPDVAVVADDGSAGERSDDTAEDQSSLGDF
- the cgi121 gene encoding KEOPS complex subunit Cgi121 — protein: MEVVDGTTTVDDVGAFVAELEGIGDTYGATIQAFDARYVVDRAHVERAVELATRARDRGEGIAEDFGVEILLYAAGRRQINQALEMGLSDGDCPVVAVVVGGDEAAAAAALGDLLDPGETLGEYDRDRVRSFFDVTDTELAATEGTIADAVHERVALLPVEK
- a CDS encoding NADH:flavin oxidoreductase — protein: MTALTDPVDIGGLTVPNRLYRAPVLECAGNGPDAVDTLVDELEPTAESGVGLVFQGASIVTDRGGCAAPNMTRVHDPDFVADLERLTGAVHDHGGRIFLQLAHGGLRSMSTWHAGYRERHPEQRQLAVSRPPWQLRLLDRAGLISLRPAVLSTDEVWDLAEQFGRCAGYAADAGYDGVHLSAANMSLIQQFLSPFYNRRNDEFADGVRFLEAIHDAVRDHAGSIPLVTKVPAETVAPEFVRRHLSRADGLAIAERLAGIGYDGLVPVEVSTFWDMSIVRGAFPDRAWAASDLQNDYASVFGSRLRARAVALLNRFQARRFDHDPGWNADFCRAVRERVDVPVLLEGGLRTRADCDRYLGTGSDRPAADLVGMARPFYAEPRLGARLLAGADALCESCNNCTIPQVTGEPGRCRTPSVVREQGRLTSRGAYERNSSDE